The following nucleotide sequence is from Halogeometricum borinquense DSM 11551.
CCTCGTAGGAGACTTCGACGTTCGAGATACGGCCGTCGAGCAGTTGTGCGGCCACCTTCCCCGCCGTTTCCGCGAGGTCGATGTACGGGCGGATACGCGGGAATGCGCTCTTATCAACCGACGGAGCGTTCAGCGCGTTCATGACGGGTTCGCCGTTGAATGCGGCGTCTATCTGGTCTGCGATGGACGTGGCGACGTTCTCTTGGGCCGCCTCCGTGGACGCGCCGAGGTGCGGCGTGACGACGACATCATCCACGTCGAGAAGCGGGTTGTCCGGGGAGACCGGTTCGTCTGCGAACACGTCGATAGCCGCGCCGTCGAGTGTTCCATCCTCGACAGCGGCAGCGAGAGCGTCTTCATCTACGACGCCGCCGCGGGCGCAGTTGACGAGGTAGCCGCCGCCCATCAGTTCCAACTCCTCAGTCGAGATGAGATCTTCCGTCTCCGGCGTCAGCGGCGTGTGGACCGTCAGGAAGTCCGCACGTTCGAGGCATGCCTCGAACTCGACGAGTTTCGCACCGAGACGTTCGGCGCGTTCCTCGCCGATGTACGGGTCGTACGCGACGAGGTCCATGCCGATGCCGTCGAGACGCTTTGCGACCTCTTGACCGACGCGGCCGAGACCGACGATACCCAGCGTCTTGGCGTTCAGTTCGGTTCCGAGGTAGTCGCCCTTGGCCCACTCGCCCGTTTTGAGTCGCGCGTGCGCTTGCGGGATGGAGCGTGCGGAGGCGAACGCCATTGCCACGGTGTGTTCGGCGGCGGCGCGGACGTTCCCCTCGGGTGCGTTAGCGACGATGACGCCGTGGTCGGTGGCGGCGTCGATATCGATGTTGTCTACGCCGATGCCCGCGCGTCCGACGATGACGAGGTCGGATGCGGCCTCGAACACCGCGTCGGTCACTTCCGTTCCGGAGCGAACGACGAGTGCGTTCGCGTCCGCGACAGCGTCCAACAGTGCGTCGCCCGTTACGTCGTAGGCAGTTTCGACTTCGTGACCCGCTTCACGAAGGCGTTCCAGACCCGCATCGTCGATGGGGTCCGTCACGAGTACCTTCATGCGCGTAATCATCGTATGTCCGGGGTTAAGGGTTTCTTCCTCGGCGGTATTGGCTGTGCTAGTTGCTCGCTTCCGACATACGTCTATAAACCGATGACTCGGATTGATCCACACCGGAATGCTGACGGGATGGGTGGTTTCAAACCGTCCGCAGATAAGTAGCGAGTATGCGACTCGTGGCCTTCGACTTCGACGGAACGCTCTCGGACTCGGAGATGACGGTCCTCCTCGGCCGCCAGATGGATGTGGCCGACGAGATGGCTGACATCACCGAACGTGCGATGAACGACGAACTCTCCTACGCCGACAGTCTCCGCAAACGCGCCGCACTCCTCGATGGACTCGACGACGAGGCCGCATCCGAGGCGTACGGCCAAGTGACGCTTCGACCCGGTGCGGCGGATCTTATCGAACGACTCCGAGACGCAGGACACCACGTCGCCATCCTCACGGGTGGCTTCGAACGCGGCGTCGAACGCGCTTTAGAGAAAGACGGTGTGGAGGTGGATTCTATCGTCGCTAACCGACTTCCAGTCGAGGGCGGACGCCTCACTGGTGAGGTCGAAGGACCGCTCATCGAAGGGACGAAAGACGACGCGTTGGAATCTCTGGCGGACGAACTCGACGTGGACCTTGCACGGACAGTCGCCGTCGGCGACGGCGCGAACGACCTGCCGATGCTCGAAGTTGCCGGTCTTTCGGTCGGATTCCTCCCGAAACCTGCCGTCAGGCCGTCCTGTGACGCCGTCGTCGCGTCGATGTACCGCCTCGGAAAACTGTTCGAGGGACACAGTATGCTGAAGAACTCGGACCAGTAACGTCACCACAGCCACATTTTTACTGCGGTCGGGAGACGACCGTGATATGACGACATCCGACCGTTCGTCGGCGACTGACTTTCGTGTCGCCCAGCAGTGGGATGATGGCTTAAGTTGGATCTCCGACCCCGACGAGATAGTACGACGGGCCAGTCACGCCGTCCGCGGTGATGACGACGGTGTGTGGTTGTTCGACCCAGTCGATGCACCCGGCATTGATGACGCCATCGCGGAACTCGGCCCGGTCGAGGGTGTGGCTGTTCTCTCGGCGTACCACGCACGCGACGCTGGCGCGTTCGCTACTCGCCACGACGTGCCGGTGTCGATTCCGCGGTGGCTTCCGCGCGTTGCGGAACGAGTTGATGCGGCTGTCGAACGGTTCAGCGGCGAACTCGGTGATTCAGGCTTTCGCGTCCGCCGATACGAGCCGATTCCGGGATGGTCTGAGGCCATCGCTTACCGCTCATCTGACGACATACTCTACACCCCGGAAGTGCTCGGCACTGCACCGCTGTACACCGTCGGTCAGGAACGACTCGGCCTGTATCTCCCCCAGCGTCTTTTCCCGCCGACGTCCTTCACTGAGTATGCGCCGGAGCGAATCCTCGTCGGTCACGGCGACGGTCTCTCTCGCGAAGCGACGGCCGCGCTCACGGATGCGGTGACGAACGGGAGAAAACGGCTCCCGCGAGCGATTCTGAAGCACGGGCCGACACAGTTCCGGGCGGCAATCGCGTCGATGATCGACTGACCCGGTTTCGGCTCACAACGACGCGCCGTCACTCGGGAAAGTGGAAGTCGGATTTCCGCGTCCGATGGTCGTTTGCGTCCGAGAGCGTAGAGATCTCACTCGGACTCCGGTGGCGGACGATGACCACGTCGTAGGCTTCGTCTGCGGCCACTTTGCTCCCGACGCTGGTTATCGTCGTGACGATGTGCCCGGCGTTTTCGCTCCCGATAAACACCATCGATGCCTGTTCCCGTTCCGCCGTCTTTCGTAGGCAGTTTGCTATCGTTCCGGGCGTCGCGTACCGGTCAACAACTTCGTGTCGGAAGTCGGAACTCGGACAGCATTCAGTCACTTGCTCGTGCAGTTTCGACACCACGGTCTCCCGGTCGAACGGCTCGTCGGTTTCGATCCATCCGCGCTCTCGGGCGTACTCGGCGTTTCGGTCCGGAATGACGCTCACCGCCAACACGTTTTGGTCGAAGACGCGCCCGAACTCTGTCGCACGGACGAGCGCCGCCGCAGCAAGCACGGACCCGTCGAACGGGACGAGCAGTGTCATATCTAGACGTTCTTCGAGGACAGCAAAAGAGCCACCTCGTCGTTCCCAGCGCGAGAGAAGAGAGCAGTAAAGAGGCGCAGTGAACGGCGTCTCGTTACCGATTCAGCGTGTGAATCGCCTGCCCTTGCGCGTTTTCGGCCGCCTCCATGACGGCTTCAGCGAGGGTCGGATGGGTGTGGATGGTCCCCGCCACGTCTTCGAGCGTTGCGCCCATCTCGATGGCGAGTGCGAGTTCGGCAACGAGTTCGGACGCTTCGGGTCCGACGATCTGCGCGCCGAGGATGAATCCACTGTCCTCGTCGGCGACGATGCGAACGAAGCCGTCGGTGTGGCCCGTCGTCAACGCGCGTCCGGAGGCGTTGAACGGCATCTTCCCGACGACGGGAGTGAATCCGGCTTCCTCGGCTTCCGCCTGCGTCATACCGACAGTCCCGATTTCGGGTTCGGTGAACACGGCCGCAGGGACGGCTTGCGCGTCGTAGGCGACGGGTTCGTCCGCGATGTGTTCGGCGGCGACGATGCCCTCTTTCGATCCGACGTGTGCCAGCATCGGCGAGTCGGCCACTACGTCGCCGATGGCGTAGATGTGCTCGACGTCGGTTCGCATCCGGTCGTCGGTCTCCAAGAAGCCGTTCTCGTTCGGCTCCAGTCCGGCGTTCTCGATGTCGAGCGTGTCGGTGACGGGTGAGCGACCGACCGCGACGAGAACCTTGTCGGCGCGGTACGTCGATATCTCGCCGTCTTCGGTCTCCGTCTCGACGACGACGTCCTCGCCGTCGGGCGACCAACCGCTTGCTCCCTCGCCGAAGTGGAACTTGACGCCGAGACTCTCAGCGTGCTTGCGAACGACGCGCGCCACGTCGTCCTCGTAGCCGGGGAGTACGTCGTCCAGCATCTCGACGACTGTGACGTTCGCGCCGAGTTTGGCGAACGTCGTGGACAGTTCCATGCCGATGTAGCCCGCGCCGACGACGACGAGGTCGTCTGGCACCGAGTCGGCGGCGAGCGCGTCGCGCGACGACCAGACAGCGTCGTCTGCGAACTCGAATCCGGGAACCTGGATGGGACGAGAGCCGGTTGCGATGATGCAGTGTTCGAATTCGACGGTTTCGGACCCTTGTCCCTCACCACCGTGTTCGATGCGCACCGCGCCGTCGTCTTTGAACCGCGCCGTCCCCTCGATGAGGTTCACGCCGTTTGCTTTACACAGTTTCTCGACGCCGCCTGTGAGTTGGTCAACGACGCCGTCCTTCCAGTTGCGCAGTTGGGACATATCCACCGCCGGGTTGGCGTGGATACCCATCTCTTCGGCATGGCCTGCCTCGTGGGCCAACGACGACGCCGTGATGAACGCCTTCGACGGGATACAGCCGTGATTCAGGCAGGTGCCACCGTAGGCGTCTTTTTCGACCAGCGTCGTGTCGAGTCCGTTCTGTGCGGCGCGGATGGCGGCAACGTAACCGCCCGGTCCCGCGCCGATGACCAGTACTTCCGTTCCAGTTGAAATGTCTCCGACGACCATGCTATTCGAGTAAGAGGAGTTTGGGGTTCATGAGGTACTCCTTGACCTTGTTGGTGAATCGAGCGCCGACTGCGCCGTCTACGATGCGGTGATCGAACGACAGCGACAGAGTGAGAACTTTCCGCGGGACGATGTCGCCGTCAACCACGCGCGGTTTCTCCTTGATCGCACCGAGTGCGAGGATGGCTACCTCGGGGTAGTTGATGATGGGCGTGGCGTACTCGCCGCCGATGCCGCCGATGTTGGTGATGGTGAAAGTGCCGCCCTGCATTTCCTCGGGCGCGATTTTGCGCTCGCGGGCCTTCTCGACCTTTTCGTTCATGTCACGCGAGAGGTCCAAGAGACCCTTGCCGTCCGCATCGTCGACGACCGGAACCATCAGACCAACGTCCGTCGCGGTGGCGACGCCGATGTTGTACTCGTCGCGGAGGACGATTTCCTCGTTCTCCTCGTCGAGTTGGGAGTTCATGAACGGGAACTCCTTGAGGGCCGCGATGACGGCCTTCATCACGAACGGCATGTAGGTGAGTCGCGTGTCCTGTTCCTCGGCGAGGGGTTTCAGTTCCTCGCGGAGTTCGACCAGTTCGGTCACGTCAACCTCGTCGTGGTGAGTGACGTGCGGCGCGGTGTACTTCGAGCGCTCCATCTGGTCGCCGATGGCGCGACGGACGCCGCGGTAGGGGACGCGTTCGCCCGCAACGGGTCCGGTTTCGGCCGCTTCCGCGGCTTCGGCTTCGCCAGCACCTTCTTCTTCGGCGAGTGCCTGCGCGTCGGCCGCTTGGGCGGCCTGTTGCGCTTCTGCGTACTCGTGGACGGCCTCGGCGGAGACGAACGCCTGCCCGTCTCGCTGCTCGCTCGCCGGCACGTTGTTGATGTCTACGCCTTTTTCCTCGGCGACTCGTCGCGTCGCGGGGGCGGCCAGCGTCTTCTCGCGGCCGGCGGCTTCGACCGACGCCGCGCCCGTGGTGACCTCGCCGTTTCCGACATCTCCGGACTTCGAGACGGCGTCGTCGCCGGAGAACGAAACTTCTCGCGGGCCGTCGTCGGACGCCGCGGACTCGTCGTCGGACTCTGCAGCCTCGCGGACGTCGGATTCGGTTACTCGGCCACTCGGGCCAGTGCCCGAGACGGATGCGATGTCAACACCGAGTTCGCGCGCGAGTTGTCGGACGCTCGGCGACGCGAACACGCGTCCCGAGGATGTCTCGGTTTCACCCGTTTCGGCCGCTTCTTCGGACACCTCGTCCGTTTCGGGTTCTGCTTCGGCCGCAACTTCCTCGTCGCCCTCACCCTCGACCTCGAAGGTGATGATGACGTCGCCGACGGGGACCATTTCGCCCTCCTCGGCGAGGAGTTCTTTCACCGTGCCGTTGTACGGTGACGGAACGTCCACGAGCGCTTTGTCGGTCTCGACCTCTGCGACGACTTGATCTTCCTCGACTGTATCGCCAGGCGTGACATGCCACGTGACGAGTTCGCCCTCGGCGACGCCCTCGCCAACGTCGGGTAGTTTGAATTCCTCGATAGCCATCGTTCAGAACTCCACCGCGTTTCGGATACCTTCTTCGACCCGTGCAACCGACGGGAGGTAGTAGTCCTCCAGCGCGTACAGGGGGTACGGTACGTCGTAGCCGGCGATTCGCTCGACGGGGGCTTCCTGATGAAGGAGCGCCTCCTCCTGAATCGTCGTCGTAATCTCCGCGCCGAGACCGCCCGTCTTCGGCGCTTCGTGAACGACTGCTGCGCGGCCAGTCTTCTTGAACGACTCCACGATGGTCTCTTTGTCCATCGGGGAGACGGTACGGAGATCGACGACCTCCGCGTCGATGCCCTCCTCTTCGAGGTTCTCGGCCGCTTCGATCGTCGGCCGCGTCATCGCACCGTAGGTGTAGACGGAGATGTCCGCTCCTTCGCGGCGGACGGCCGCTTCCCCGATTGGTACCTCGTAGTCGTCCTCGG
It contains:
- the serA gene encoding phosphoglycerate dehydrogenase, with the protein product MKVLVTDPIDDAGLERLREAGHEVETAYDVTGDALLDAVADANALVVRSGTEVTDAVFEAASDLVIVGRAGIGVDNIDIDAATDHGVIVANAPEGNVRAAAEHTVAMAFASARSIPQAHARLKTGEWAKGDYLGTELNAKTLGIVGLGRVGQEVAKRLDGIGMDLVAYDPYIGEERAERLGAKLVEFEACLERADFLTVHTPLTPETEDLISTEELELMGGGYLVNCARGGVVDEDALAAAVEDGTLDGAAIDVFADEPVSPDNPLLDVDDVVVTPHLGASTEAAQENVATSIADQIDAAFNGEPVMNALNAPSVDKSAFPRIRPYIDLAETAGKVAAQLLDGRISNVEVSYEGDIAEEDIELVTASALKGVFEPLEWQVNAVNAPRIAEERGIEVTESKTRQAEDFQSLVTVTVGNDDESLSVCGTLFAGEDPRIVRIDGYRVDAIPHGQMLVARNYDKPGVIGFIGTVLGENDVNIAGMFNARRSADGGEALTVYNLDDPIPEEVSEKLLADERITDVKYLTLNGTAE
- the serB gene encoding phosphoserine phosphatase SerB: MRLVAFDFDGTLSDSEMTVLLGRQMDVADEMADITERAMNDELSYADSLRKRAALLDGLDDEAASEAYGQVTLRPGAADLIERLRDAGHHVAILTGGFERGVERALEKDGVEVDSIVANRLPVEGGRLTGEVEGPLIEGTKDDALESLADELDVDLARTVAVGDGANDLPMLEVAGLSVGFLPKPAVRPSCDAVVASMYRLGKLFEGHSMLKNSDQ
- a CDS encoding universal stress protein; protein product: MTLLVPFDGSVLAAAALVRATEFGRVFDQNVLAVSVIPDRNAEYARERGWIETDEPFDRETVVSKLHEQVTECCPSSDFRHEVVDRYATPGTIANCLRKTAEREQASMVFIGSENAGHIVTTITSVGSKVAADEAYDVVIVRHRSPSEISTLSDANDHRTRKSDFHFPE
- the lpdA gene encoding dihydrolipoyl dehydrogenase — encoded protein: MVVGDISTGTEVLVIGAGPGGYVAAIRAAQNGLDTTLVEKDAYGGTCLNHGCIPSKAFITASSLAHEAGHAEEMGIHANPAVDMSQLRNWKDGVVDQLTGGVEKLCKANGVNLIEGTARFKDDGAVRIEHGGEGQGSETVEFEHCIIATGSRPIQVPGFEFADDAVWSSRDALAADSVPDDLVVVGAGYIGMELSTTFAKLGANVTVVEMLDDVLPGYEDDVARVVRKHAESLGVKFHFGEGASGWSPDGEDVVVETETEDGEISTYRADKVLVAVGRSPVTDTLDIENAGLEPNENGFLETDDRMRTDVEHIYAIGDVVADSPMLAHVGSKEGIVAAEHIADEPVAYDAQAVPAAVFTEPEIGTVGMTQAEAEEAGFTPVVGKMPFNASGRALTTGHTDGFVRIVADEDSGFILGAQIVGPEASELVAELALAIEMGATLEDVAGTIHTHPTLAEAVMEAAENAQGQAIHTLNR
- a CDS encoding dihydrolipoamide acetyltransferase family protein gives rise to the protein MAIEEFKLPDVGEGVAEGELVTWHVTPGDTVEEDQVVAEVETDKALVDVPSPYNGTVKELLAEEGEMVPVGDVIITFEVEGEGDEEVAAEAEPETDEVSEEAAETGETETSSGRVFASPSVRQLARELGVDIASVSGTGPSGRVTESDVREAAESDDESAASDDGPREVSFSGDDAVSKSGDVGNGEVTTGAASVEAAGREKTLAAPATRRVAEEKGVDINNVPASEQRDGQAFVSAEAVHEYAEAQQAAQAADAQALAEEEGAGEAEAAEAAETGPVAGERVPYRGVRRAIGDQMERSKYTAPHVTHHDEVDVTELVELREELKPLAEEQDTRLTYMPFVMKAVIAALKEFPFMNSQLDEENEEIVLRDEYNIGVATATDVGLMVPVVDDADGKGLLDLSRDMNEKVEKARERKIAPEEMQGGTFTITNIGGIGGEYATPIINYPEVAILALGAIKEKPRVVDGDIVPRKVLTLSLSFDHRIVDGAVGARFTNKVKEYLMNPKLLLLE